The Cyprinus carpio isolate SPL01 chromosome B17, ASM1834038v1, whole genome shotgun sequence genome has a window encoding:
- the si:ch211-266g18.6 gene encoding synaptotagmin-like protein 1 isoform X2 yields MKQSKSALEVIDLSFLSAEEEAAIRQVLLRDEDLKRLESGRVRKLRQSVPDLTQLKTLSGEWFEELKVKRYGQQTDVTAVVRSSMRWKKTAAHKPNPFLNDTLDENKAHGKEDHGTLSKPSPDPRLIHPAFSKETYHQYTDKDFKDSETSSVPQIAGRKEKLRAELDGNRVLNGTDPQCNSPEAQPKELSGDQTTTVFPFFSAAQDTKPERGTTKHATNPEPRRKVSLPPALRKEQSFEENWVKISLEPNTVKPVDDESNSVGPNQKEGKDASGDSGSDRPVEMEKKAPNKNELLQNKTADTSVVEDSKMSSPPSKPSVSDKTVQRYLDAHEEKEKIKIKSSNDQNLPKDTNNKSQDLAELSQDYLSMTDDGKLVHIGNAGVQVNTKDIDITVVEPIQPAKPTNEDVAGLGEGSSKIKEEEDDAETKQRTESGILLSVLTRAQKARPPVLQKITVQEPKQETRDDTVPTIVIMPSESPGPTEMKGQKHGVSDLEALLKGSTSKTPSNTADAWEDEGVDSDEDDTSLSSYGSDLSSRKGYSASALSLTDRTGSLLSVYSDAGDFGNVEVQGSVEFAVMYSPVGELIIMIEQCQDLAIANPRKQRTDPYVKTYLYPDKSRRSKRKTSIKKRTVNPVYVESLRYKVKREELPDKTLNLSVWHNDSRGRNVFLGQVEIRFKTWDWGHEALTWYNLQPKTSENQESQESNGLLSVSLKYVPPVSGGSKNSTGEIHVWLREAKELRRLKPQGVDSFVKCYILPDTRKKSRQKTRVIKKTQDPVYNHAMVYDGFKTGEVSEACCELTVWDHNTLANQFLGGLRLSLGTGQSYGKKVDWMDSMDEEIQIWKRMLANPNSWVEGELPLRSSMTPRKLTS; encoded by the exons ATGAAACAATCAAAAAGTGCACTGGAAGTGATTGACTTGAGCTTTCTGTCTGCTGAGGAAGAGGCAGCCATCCGTCAAGTGCTTCTGAGGGATGAAGATTTAAAACGACTGGAGAGTGGACGAGTCAG GAAACTGAGGCAGTCCGTCCCTGACCTTACGCAGCTGAAGACCTTATCAGGTGAGTGGTTTGAAGAGCTCAAGGTCAAGCGATATGGACAGCAGACGGATGTCACAGCAGTGGTGAGGTCCTCCATGAGATGGAAGAAAACAGCAG CTCATAAACCCAACCCATTCCTGAATGATACACTGGATGAGAACAAAGCACATGGAAAGGAGGATCACGGCACACTTTCAAA ACCGTCACCTGACCCTAGATTAATTCATCCAGCCTTTAGTAAAGAG acttATCATCAATATACTGATAAGGACTTTAAGGATAGTG AAACTTCATCTGTTCCGCAAATAgctggaagaaaagaaaaactacgAGCAGAACTTGATGGCAACCGTGTCCTCAATGGCACTGACCCACAATGCAATTCACCAGAAGCACAACCCAAAGAGCTCTCTGGTGACCAAACAACAACTGTTTTTCCCTTCTTCAGTGCAGCTCAAGACACTAAACCTGAAAGAGGCACCACAAAACATGCAACAAATCCAGAGCCGAGGAGAAAAGTTTCACTCCCTCCAGCACTACGAAAAGAACAATCATTTGAAGAGAACTGGGTGAAGATCTCCCTCGAACCAAACACAGTGAAACCTGTGGATGATGAAAGCAATAGTGTTGGGCCTAATCAAAAAGAG GGGAAAGATGCTTCCGGTGATTCTGGCAGTGACCGACCAGTGGAAATGGAAAAGAAAGCACctaataaaaatgagctgttgCAGAATAAAACAGCTGATACAAGTGTAGTAGAAGATTCCAAAATGTCATCACCACCCTCAAAACCAAGTGTCAGTGACAAAACTGTGCAAAGATATCTTGATGCGcatgaagagaaagaaaaaataaagataaagtcCTCAAATGATCAGAACTTACCAAAAGACACTAACAATAAGAGTCAAGATTTAGCAGAATTAAGCCAAGACTATCTTTCAATGACAGATGATGGGAAACTAGTGCACATTGGAAATGCTGGAGTACAAGTTAACACTAAAGATATTGACATAACTGTTGTTGAACCAATTCAACCTGCTAAACCTACAAATGAAGATGTTGCTGGACTGGGTGAAGGTTCTTCAAAGAtaaaggaagaggaggatgatgctGAAACCAAGCAGAGGACAGAATCAGGTATTCTACTAAGTGTTCTGACAAGAGCTCAAAAGGCAAGACCACCTGTCCTGCAGAAGATCACCGTTCAGGAGCCAAAGCAGGAGACTAGAGATGATACGGTTCCTACAATAGTCATTATGCCCTCTGAATCTCCAGGTCCAACAGAAATGAAAG GTCAAAAACATGGAGTGTCAGATCTAGAGGCTTTACTTAAGGGATCCACTTCTAAAACTCCTTCCAACACTGCAGATGCTTGGGAG GATGAAGGAGTTGATTCAGATGAGGATGATACTTCACTGTCCAGCTATGGGTCGGATCTCTCTAGCAGAAAAGGCTATTCGGCTAGCGCATTGTCTCTTACTGAT cgCACCGGTAGTTTGCTGAGTGTGTACAGCGACGCAGGGGATTTTGGGAATGTTGAAGTGCAGGGCTCTGTGGAGTTTGCAGTAATGTACAGCCCTGTTGGAGAGCTCATTATCATGATTGAACAGTGCCAGGATCTGGCCATAGCTAATCCACGTAAACAACGCACTGACCC tTATGTGAAGACCTACCTTTATCCAGACAAGTCACGTCGCAGCAAAAGGAAAACTTCCATTAAGAAACGGACCGTGAATCCAGTTTATGTTGAATCTCTGAGA TACAAAGTGAAGCGTGAAGAGCTGCCGGATAAGACTCTGAATCTGTCCGTGTGGCACAATGACTCCAGGGGCCGAAATGTGTTCCTGGGGCAGGTTGAGATCAGGTTTAAGACCTGGGACTGGGGACATGAGGCCCTCACATGGTACAACCTACAGCCAAAG ACCTCCGAAAATCAAGAATCTCAAGAGTCTAATGGATTGTTATCAGTTTCACTGAAATATGTTCCTCCGGTGTCTG GTGGGTCGAAGAACAGCACTGGGGAGATTCATGTGTGGCTGCGGGAGGCAAAAGAATTACGTCGCCTGAAGCCTCAGGGAGTCGATTCTTTTGTTAAGTG cTACATTTTACCAGATACCAGAAAGAAAAGCCGCCAGAAGACTCGCGTTATAAAAAAGACTCAGGACCCTGTGTATAACCATGCCATGGTGTATGATGGGTTTAAAACTGGGGAAGTCAGTGAGGCCTGCTGCGAATTGACTGTTTGGGATCACAACACACTCGCCAATCAGTTTCTGGGAGGCCTGCGTCTCAGTCTCGGAACAG GACAGAGCTATGGCAAAAAAGTTGATTGGATGGATTCGATGGATGAGGAAATTCAAATATGGAAAAGAATGCTGGCCAATCCAAACAGCTGGGTTGAAGGAGAGCTTCCCCTGAGGTCCTCCATGACTCCAAGGAAATTAACCTCCTGA
- the si:ch211-266g18.6 gene encoding synaptotagmin-like protein 2 isoform X1 yields MKQSKSALEVIDLSFLSAEEEAAIRQVLLRDEDLKRLESGRVRKLRQSVPDLTQLKTLSGEWFEELKVKRYGQQTDVTAVVRSSMRWKKTAAHKPNPFLNDTLDENKAHGKEDHGTLSKPSPDPRLIHPAFSKETYHQYTDKDFKDSETSSVPQIAGRKEKLRAELDGNRVLNGTDPQCNSPEAQPKELSGDQTTTVFPFFSAAQDTKPERGTTKHATNPEPRRKVSLPPALRKEQSFEENWVKISLEPNTVKPVDDESNSVGPNQKEVKLHVENTEALKKQDTSSPNTEPPSLNFTDQTSFQIVSQAEPIDVYLERCSSTEFQNQPQTSLVFTSDGPELTTHSDHKASDKVSKYTNAFQDSTCRDQQCSAEYTLRESKSNKLGPSDSANEHDKRKMVSRDILNDEASSDRKGGEGKNVSAGLLAETDTDQVVECVAGEEQIDKHSSAEKASQSQSLKWGIEIDSHEFPSDTLQGKDASGDSGSDRPVEMEKKAPNKNELLQNKTADTSVVEDSKMSSPPSKPSVSDKTVQRYLDAHEEKEKIKIKSSNDQNLPKDTNNKSQDLAELSQDYLSMTDDGKLVHIGNAGVQVNTKDIDITVVEPIQPAKPTNEDVAGLGEGSSKIKEEEDDAETKQRTESGILLSVLTRAQKARPPVLQKITVQEPKQETRDDTVPTIVIMPSESPGPTEMKGQKHGVSDLEALLKGSTSKTPSNTADAWEDEGVDSDEDDTSLSSYGSDLSSRKGYSASALSLTDRTGSLLSVYSDAGDFGNVEVQGSVEFAVMYSPVGELIIMIEQCQDLAIANPRKQRTDPYVKTYLYPDKSRRSKRKTSIKKRTVNPVYVESLRYKVKREELPDKTLNLSVWHNDSRGRNVFLGQVEIRFKTWDWGHEALTWYNLQPKTSENQESQESNGLLSVSLKYVPPVSGGSKNSTGEIHVWLREAKELRRLKPQGVDSFVKCYILPDTRKKSRQKTRVIKKTQDPVYNHAMVYDGFKTGEVSEACCELTVWDHNTLANQFLGGLRLSLGTGQSYGKKVDWMDSMDEEIQIWKRMLANPNSWVEGELPLRSSMTPRKLTS; encoded by the exons ATGAAACAATCAAAAAGTGCACTGGAAGTGATTGACTTGAGCTTTCTGTCTGCTGAGGAAGAGGCAGCCATCCGTCAAGTGCTTCTGAGGGATGAAGATTTAAAACGACTGGAGAGTGGACGAGTCAG GAAACTGAGGCAGTCCGTCCCTGACCTTACGCAGCTGAAGACCTTATCAGGTGAGTGGTTTGAAGAGCTCAAGGTCAAGCGATATGGACAGCAGACGGATGTCACAGCAGTGGTGAGGTCCTCCATGAGATGGAAGAAAACAGCAG CTCATAAACCCAACCCATTCCTGAATGATACACTGGATGAGAACAAAGCACATGGAAAGGAGGATCACGGCACACTTTCAAA ACCGTCACCTGACCCTAGATTAATTCATCCAGCCTTTAGTAAAGAG acttATCATCAATATACTGATAAGGACTTTAAGGATAGTG AAACTTCATCTGTTCCGCAAATAgctggaagaaaagaaaaactacgAGCAGAACTTGATGGCAACCGTGTCCTCAATGGCACTGACCCACAATGCAATTCACCAGAAGCACAACCCAAAGAGCTCTCTGGTGACCAAACAACAACTGTTTTTCCCTTCTTCAGTGCAGCTCAAGACACTAAACCTGAAAGAGGCACCACAAAACATGCAACAAATCCAGAGCCGAGGAGAAAAGTTTCACTCCCTCCAGCACTACGAAAAGAACAATCATTTGAAGAGAACTGGGTGAAGATCTCCCTCGAACCAAACACAGTGAAACCTGTGGATGATGAAAGCAATAGTGTTGGGCCTAATCAAAAAGAGGTAAAATTGCATGTTGAGAATACAGAGGCCTTAAAGAAGCAGGACACATCAAGTCCAAACACAGAGCCTCCATCTTTAAATTTCACGGATCAAACATCGTTTCAAATTGTATCTCAAGCTGAACCTATAGATGTTTACTTAGAAAGATGTTCATCAACTGAGTTTCAGAATCAACCACAGACTTCCTTAGTTTTCACGAGTGATGGGCCAGAATTGACTACACACTCAGATCACAAAGCTTCAGACAAGGTTAGCAAGTATACTAATGCATTCCAAGATAGTACATGCAGAGATCAGCAGTGTTCAGCTGAATATACGTTAAGAGAGTCTAAGAGCAATAAACTGGGTCCCTCAGACTCTGCTAATGAGCATGATAAGAGAAAGATGGTCTCCAGAGATATTCTTAATGATGAGGCAAGTTCAGACAGGAAGGGAGGTGAAGGCAAAAATGTAAGCGCTGGTTTACTTGCTGAGACTGATACAGATCAAGTAGTTGAGTGTGTAGCTGGTGAGGAACAAATCGATAAGCATTCTTCTGCAGAAAAAGCATCCCAAAGTCAGTCATTAAAATGGGGGATTGAAATAGATTCTCATGAATTTCCCTCTGACACTCTGCAGGGGAAAGATGCTTCCGGTGATTCTGGCAGTGACCGACCAGTGGAAATGGAAAAGAAAGCACctaataaaaatgagctgttgCAGAATAAAACAGCTGATACAAGTGTAGTAGAAGATTCCAAAATGTCATCACCACCCTCAAAACCAAGTGTCAGTGACAAAACTGTGCAAAGATATCTTGATGCGcatgaagagaaagaaaaaataaagataaagtcCTCAAATGATCAGAACTTACCAAAAGACACTAACAATAAGAGTCAAGATTTAGCAGAATTAAGCCAAGACTATCTTTCAATGACAGATGATGGGAAACTAGTGCACATTGGAAATGCTGGAGTACAAGTTAACACTAAAGATATTGACATAACTGTTGTTGAACCAATTCAACCTGCTAAACCTACAAATGAAGATGTTGCTGGACTGGGTGAAGGTTCTTCAAAGAtaaaggaagaggaggatgatgctGAAACCAAGCAGAGGACAGAATCAGGTATTCTACTAAGTGTTCTGACAAGAGCTCAAAAGGCAAGACCACCTGTCCTGCAGAAGATCACCGTTCAGGAGCCAAAGCAGGAGACTAGAGATGATACGGTTCCTACAATAGTCATTATGCCCTCTGAATCTCCAGGTCCAACAGAAATGAAAG GTCAAAAACATGGAGTGTCAGATCTAGAGGCTTTACTTAAGGGATCCACTTCTAAAACTCCTTCCAACACTGCAGATGCTTGGGAG GATGAAGGAGTTGATTCAGATGAGGATGATACTTCACTGTCCAGCTATGGGTCGGATCTCTCTAGCAGAAAAGGCTATTCGGCTAGCGCATTGTCTCTTACTGAT cgCACCGGTAGTTTGCTGAGTGTGTACAGCGACGCAGGGGATTTTGGGAATGTTGAAGTGCAGGGCTCTGTGGAGTTTGCAGTAATGTACAGCCCTGTTGGAGAGCTCATTATCATGATTGAACAGTGCCAGGATCTGGCCATAGCTAATCCACGTAAACAACGCACTGACCC tTATGTGAAGACCTACCTTTATCCAGACAAGTCACGTCGCAGCAAAAGGAAAACTTCCATTAAGAAACGGACCGTGAATCCAGTTTATGTTGAATCTCTGAGA TACAAAGTGAAGCGTGAAGAGCTGCCGGATAAGACTCTGAATCTGTCCGTGTGGCACAATGACTCCAGGGGCCGAAATGTGTTCCTGGGGCAGGTTGAGATCAGGTTTAAGACCTGGGACTGGGGACATGAGGCCCTCACATGGTACAACCTACAGCCAAAG ACCTCCGAAAATCAAGAATCTCAAGAGTCTAATGGATTGTTATCAGTTTCACTGAAATATGTTCCTCCGGTGTCTG GTGGGTCGAAGAACAGCACTGGGGAGATTCATGTGTGGCTGCGGGAGGCAAAAGAATTACGTCGCCTGAAGCCTCAGGGAGTCGATTCTTTTGTTAAGTG cTACATTTTACCAGATACCAGAAAGAAAAGCCGCCAGAAGACTCGCGTTATAAAAAAGACTCAGGACCCTGTGTATAACCATGCCATGGTGTATGATGGGTTTAAAACTGGGGAAGTCAGTGAGGCCTGCTGCGAATTGACTGTTTGGGATCACAACACACTCGCCAATCAGTTTCTGGGAGGCCTGCGTCTCAGTCTCGGAACAG GACAGAGCTATGGCAAAAAAGTTGATTGGATGGATTCGATGGATGAGGAAATTCAAATATGGAAAAGAATGCTGGCCAATCCAAACAGCTGGGTTGAAGGAGAGCTTCCCCTGAGGTCCTCCATGACTCCAAGGAAATTAACCTCCTGA
- the LOC109064294 gene encoding gap junction alpha-1 protein-like, protein MGDWSALGKLLDKVQAYSTAGGKVWLSILFIFRILVLGTAVESAWGDEQSAFKCNTLQPGCENVCYDKSFPISHVRFWVLQIIFVSMPTLLFLSHIMFLMHKEEKLNKKEAILRDIQSKGGDVDALLRKIEMRKFKYGLEDHGKIKMRGGIFYTYIVSIVLKSIFEIVFLLIQWYLYGFTLSAVYTCQKFPCPHKVDCFLSRPTEKTVFIIFMLVVSLVSLALNVFEFFYVIFKRMKDRFKESEKNFDRACNIKPCPRNLSSYEYYNDCLAPIPNLGYNLNTGDKSNSSDNYDKQANEQNWTNYSTEQNQLGHTQRFPYSEKVALGKDLLLLKELEPRPSSRTSSRARPDDLDI, encoded by the coding sequence ATGGGTGACTGGAGCGCGCTGGGGAAACTTCTTGACAAGGTCCAGGCATACTCTACGGCAGGAGGCAAAGTCTGGCTCTCCATCCTCTTCATCTTCAGGATCCTGGTCTTGGGGACGGCAGTGGAGTCCGCCTGGGGAGATGAGCAGTCGGCGTTCAAGTGCAACACGCTGCAGCCCGGCTGCGAGAATGTGTGCTATGACAAGTCGTTCCCCATCTCCCATGTGCGCTTCTGGGTGCTTCAGATCATATTTGTGTCCATGCCAACCCTCTTGTTCCTCAGCCACATCATGTTCCTCATGCACAAGGAAGAGAAATTGAATAAAAAGGAGGCGATATTACGAGACATCCAGAGCAAAGGAGGAGATGTGGATGCACTCTTGAGAAAAATTGAAATGAGGAAGTTCAAGTACGGCCTGGAAGATCACGGGAAGATCAAAATGAGAGGAGGgatattttacacatatatagTGAGCATCGTCTTGAAGTCCATATTTGAAATTGTTTTCCTGTTGATTCAGTGGTACCTTTATGGATTCACGCTGTCGGCCGTTTATACATGCCAAAAGTTCCCCTGTCCACATAAAGTGGACTGCTTTTTGTCTCGTCCCACCGAGAAGACGGTTTTTATCATCTTTATGTTGGTCGTTTCGCTGGTCTCTCTGGCCCTCAACGTCTTTGAGTTTTTTTACGTGATTTTCAAGAGGATGAAGGATCGATTCAAAGAGTCAGAGAAAAACTTTGATAGGGCCTGCAATATCAAGCCTTGCCCAAGGAACTTGTCCAGTTACGAGTATTACAATGACTGCTTGGCACCCATTCCTAATTTGGGTTACAACCTAAATACGGGCGACAAGTCCAACTCCTCTGACAATTACGACAAGCAAGCTAATGAGCAAAACTGGACTAATTACAGTACAGAACAGAACCAGCTGGGTCACACCCAGCGCTTTCCATATTCAGAGAAAGTGGCTCTGGGGAAGGATCTTCTGCTGCTCAAAGAGCTTGAACCTCGACCCAGTAGTCGAACAAGCAGTCGGGCCCGGCCGGATGATCTTGACATCTAG
- the LOC109064295 gene encoding fatty acid-binding protein, brain-like, with product MVDAFSATWKLVDSQNFDEYMKALGVGFATRQVGNVTKPTIVISHEDDKVVIKTLSTFKNTEISFKLGEEFDETTADDRHVKSTVTLEGDNLVHVQRWDGKETKFVREIKDGKMIMTLNFEGVQAVRTYEKA from the exons ATGGTTGATGCATTTTCTGCAACTTGGAAACTGGTTGACAGCCAGAACTTTGATGAATACATGAAAGCACTGG GTGTTGGTTTTGCCACCAGGCAAGTAGGCAATGTTACCAAACCCACAATTGTCATCAGTCACGAGGATGACAAAGTTGTGATAAAGACGCTGAGCACCTTCAAAAACACTGAGATTTCTTTCAAACTTGGAGAGGAGTTTGACGAAACCACAGCAGATGACAGACACGtaaag TCCACTGTAACCTTGGAAGGAGATAATCTTGTCCACGTTCAGAGGTGGGACGGCAAGGAGACTAAGTTTGTTAGAGAAATCAAGGACGGTAAAATGATTATG ACCTTGAACTTTGAGGGTGTGCAAGCTGTCCGCACATATGAAAAGGCATAA